The Euphorbia lathyris chromosome 2, ddEupLath1.1, whole genome shotgun sequence genome includes a window with the following:
- the LOC136217915 gene encoding uncharacterized protein — translation MMSWRRVLKSVQALAAHGLLFFFTLLLVLKLDHVVSYSWWLIFFPLWLFHGVVARGRFSLPAPSVPHNRHWAPCHAVVATPLLIAFELLLCIYLESIYVHGIEAVNLKIVFIPLLAFEIIILIDNFRMCRALMPGEEESMSDEAIWETLPHFWVAISMIFFVAATVFTLLKLCGDVGALGWWDLFINFGIAECFAFLVCTKWANPAIHRNCQTREVSSSSTAIRYLDWNSGLVVSSEENQDQDRICGLQDIGGHVMKVPLIGFQVLLCMHLEGTPAGARNVPLPILFSPLFLLQGAGVLFAASKLMEKLVLLLRNGAGTGIYFRFSSRFHDCLGFMHHGSRLLGWWSIDEGSREEQARLYQEGACSYNTFCGYPPDVVKKMPKKDLAEEVWRLQAALGEQTEITKYSQQEFERLQNEKVLCRVCFEGEISVVLLPCRHRTLCSVCCEKCKKCPICRVSIEERLSVYDV, via the exons GTTAATTTTCTTTCCTCTCTGGTTGTTTCATGGAGTTGTTGCTCGAGGAAGATTTTCATTACCTGCTCCATCTGTTCCACACAATCGACAT TGGGCGCCATGCCATGCAGTTGTGGCAACACCATTGCTTATTGCATTTGAACTGCTTCTTTGCATTTATCTTGAAAGTATTTATG TTCATGGTATTGAAGCTGTAAACTTGAAGATTGTCTTTATTCCGTTATTGGCATTTGAAATAATTATTCTAATTGACAATTTCAG AATGTGTAGGGCTCTAATGCCAGGAGAAGAAGAAAGCATGAGTGATGAAGCAATATGGGAGACATTACCT CACTTTTGGGTTGCAATATCTATGATTTTCTTTGTGGCTGCTACAGTATTCACCCTTCTAAAGTTATGTG GTGATGTAGGTGCTCTTGGCTGGTGGGACTTGTTCATAAATTTTGG TATTGCTGAGTGCTTTGCCTTTCTCGTTTGTACAAAATGGGCAAATCCAGCGATTCATCGGAATTGTCAGACGAGAGAAGTCAGTTCATCTTCTACAGCTATTAGATATCTTGACTGGAATAGTGGCTTGGTAGTTTCCTCAGAGGAGAATCAAGATCAGGATCGAATTTGTGGTCTGCAAGACATTGGCGGTCACGTTATGAAAGTTCCATTGATTGGATTTCAAGTCCTCCTTTGTATGCATTTGGAG GGAACGCCTGCTGGTGCTAGAAATGTACCGCTACCAATTCTTTTCTCTCCCCTTTTCCTACTTCAAGGTGCTGGTGTGCTATTTGCTGCGTCTAAGTTGATGGAGAAACTTGTTCTGTTATTAAGGAACGGAGCTGGCACAGGAATATATTTTAGGTTTTCTTCAAGATTTCATGATTGCTTGGGGTTCATGCATCATGGTTCCAG GCTACTCGGATGGTGGTCAATTGATGAGGGAAGTCGAGAGGAACAGGCCCGGCTTTACCAGGAGGGAGCTTGTAG CTACAATACTTTCTGTGGGTATCCTCCTGATGTAGTGAAGAAAATGCCTAAAAAAGATCTCGCAGAGGAG GTTTGGAGGCTGCAAGCAGCTCTTGGTGAACAGACAGAAATCACCAAATATAGCCAGCAGGAGTTCGAAAGACTTCAAAAT GAAAAAGTCTTATGTAGAGTTTGCTTTGAGGGAGAAATTAGTGTTGTTCTGCTTCCCTGTAGGCATCGTACCCTTTGCAG TGTCTGCTGTGAGAAGTGTAAAAAGTGTCCAATTTGCCGGGTCTCCATCGAGGAGCGGTTGTCTGTGTATGACGTTTAG